The Anaeromyxobacter sp. sequence GCACCACGATCCGGTCGGCGTTGCGGATGGTGGAGAGCCGGTGGGCGATGACCAGGGTGGTGCGGTGGCCCTGGCCGCCCAGCCCCATCAGCTCCTCCAGGGCCCGCTGCACCTCGCGCTCGCTCTCGGCGTCGAGGGCGCTGGTGGCCTCGTCGAGGATGAGGATGGGGGCGTCCTTGAGGAAGGCGCGGGCGATGGCGATGCGCTGCCGCTGGCCGCCGGAGAGCAGCACGCCCTTCTCGCCCACCGGGGTGTCGTAGCCCTGCGGCAGCGCCAGGATGAACTCGTGGGCCTGGGCCATGCGGGCGGCGCGCTCCACCTCGGCGGCCGGCACCTCGGGCCTCCCGTAGGCGATGTTGGCGCGGATGCTGTCGTTGAAGAGCACCGTGTCCTGGGTCACCAGCGCCAGCTGGGCGCGCAGGCTGGCCAGGGTGACCTGGCGCACGTCCACGCCGTCCACCGTGAGGGCGCCGGCGCCGACGTCCCAGAAGCGCGGCAGCAGGTTGGCCACGGTGGTCTTGCCGCCGCCGGAGCCGCCCACCAGGGCCACCACCTCGCCGCGCCGGACCTCCAGCGAGAGGCCGCGCAGCACCGGCGCCTCCCCGTAGGCGAAGCTGACGTCCTGCCAGCGGATGGCCTCGCGGAAGGGGGCCAGCACCCGGGTGCCCTGGTCGGGCACCTCGGAGGGCGAGTCCAGGATCTCGAAGATGCGCTCGCCGGCGGCCGCGCCCTGCATGGCCATCTGCCCGACGCGGCCCAGCTGCTTGACCGGCTGGTAGAGGAGCAGGATGGCGGTGACGAAGGAGAAGAACTTCCCGGCCGCCAGCTCCCCCGAGAGGATCAGCCCGCCCACCCACCAGATGGCGAAGGCCAGGCCGGCGGCCGCCATCACCTCCATGAGCGGCGAGGAGAAGGCCCGCACCAGGAAGCTCTTGCGCTGGATGCGCAGCCAGCGCTGGTTGGCCTCGCCGAAGCGCGCCGACTCCCAGGCCTCCATGCCGAAGGCCTGCACCACCCGGATGCCGCTGACCGTCTCCTGCACCATCTCGGCGATCTGGCCGACGCTGGACTGGCCCTGCACCGTGGCCTTCTTGAGCTTCTTGCCCAGCCGGATGACCGGGAAGAGCGTGATGGGCACCGCGCCGAAGGCCATCAGGGAGAGGCGCCAGTCCAGGTAGAAGCAGTTGGCCAGCATGACCACCACCGCCAGGCCGTCGCGGAAGTAGCTGGCGATGGAGTTGGTGACGGCCACCTCGACGGCCGCCACGTCGGAGGAGAAGCGCGACATCAGGTCGCCCGAGTGGCGCCTGGCGTAGAACCCCGGCGAGAGGCGCAGCAGGTGGTCGAAGAGCGCCCGCCGCAGGTCGGCGATGACCCGCTGGCCCAGCATGCCCATCAGGTAGAACTGCCCGAAGTAGGCGAAGCCCTTCACCAGGGCCACCGCCACCATCACGTAGGGCAGCACCGCCAGGATGCGGCCGCGCTCCACCGTGTCGA is a genomic window containing:
- a CDS encoding ABC transporter ATP-binding protein, whose amino-acid sequence is MRAYLRLLRFVVPYRGRFLAAIGCMVVLALASAAYVNLLGPVLEFLFTGKPGSMAVLDKFLPESVGFQGWLDTVERGRILAVLPYVMVAVALVKGFAYFGQFYLMGMLGQRVIADLRRALFDHLLRLSPGFYARRHSGDLMSRFSSDVAAVEVAVTNSIASYFRDGLAVVVMLANCFYLDWRLSLMAFGAVPITLFPVIRLGKKLKKATVQGQSSVGQIAEMVQETVSGIRVVQAFGMEAWESARFGEANQRWLRIQRKSFLVRAFSSPLMEVMAAAGLAFAIWWVGGLILSGELAAGKFFSFVTAILLLYQPVKQLGRVGQMAMQGAAAGERIFEILDSPSEVPDQGTRVLAPFREAIRWQDVSFAYGEAPVLRGLSLEVRRGEVVALVGGSGGGKTTVANLLPRFWDVGAGALTVDGVDVRQVTLASLRAQLALVTQDTVLFNDSIRANIAYGRPEVPAAEVERAARMAQAHEFILALPQGYDTPVGEKGVLLSGGQRQRIAIARAFLKDAPILILDEATSALDAESEREVQRALEELMGLGGQGHRTTLVIAHRLSTIRNADRIVVLAQGRVVEEGRHEALLAQGGEYARLHAIYEGGRTTGPAAAAGPA